Proteins encoded by one window of Pyrinomonadaceae bacterium:
- a CDS encoding tetratricopeptide repeat protein, giving the protein MALTSALGKIITFYSYKGGTGRSMLLANVAWILASKGNRVLVLDWDLEAPGLHRYFLPFLVDKDFTSSNGVIDFVIDYALNAAARAHGTASGEVDKEWMKPHANILPYATSLRWDFEWKSKKGTLDFVPAGRQGASYSERVNSFNWQSFYDLLGGAQFLEAMKQKMRSEYDYILIDSRTGVSDTAGICTVQMPDILVVCFTLNSQSIEGASTVARAIGATRRQPELRIFPVPTRTDNAELEKRSLRLQYARDMFDPILTHIPEEKREQYWGLVEVPYVPFYAYEEVLATFRDRPGQQVSLLAAFERLTGYLTEHAVTGLAPPKEVQSDAIVAEFSNETLFNYDVFIAASPEDSDFAEMLERRLAKERVGGRKMRLFRTAPPAKKGEVLPPKNQSALGRSRRVVLIVSPALVESDDALILKSWLAVGETQKLIPVYLQDAEIPTMLKPLRFVDFRNRSEFSASAEKLLDVIRETPSASESLPVFENAISTQSFTVPDIGFVPRSDREGHNLADWLRQELVGRDLRAIALWGPGGAGKTTLAAEVARTFESGSSRKVILVGTYESALPTASTLVSDILRRLNQENTTPVSFGDKVSQLRSLVSASTALIVLDGLERLPDREFTEIENALISSPPCPLLVTSRQRISSARNVLLTGLSPVETQEFLDRWTRVRTENTEFLSSERDRIYSLTDGFPLTLQLLLGYLNSQTDPIRALNDFAGGPEQVRESAFKLSIGSRAMNKDARITLLALSLFVPSASLDALKHVAGIGRSTGRYSRAVTRLKSLRLVEESGDMKRLSLHEIIRVMTRTLLDDSSEADQIRRRFIEYFENYVQSHSASTNEGTAALESERTNVLKSLTLAFEMKDWGHVIRIGESIALAGGWLASAGHVDDAIFCSDQSMRAAGFAAAGEEVVKFAARSIELRARRGEYSEAAQIGNEALEITRKLNNDEGTGYLLHILGTVALREGNLESAQTHYLKSLAATQTPTSWSARNFGELADLARLQGNAESEKQYLNEALKHSKNQSQIAYYQTRLGYVAFRAGKLDEARKEYEQALALFEKLNDKGIGSTLGLLGSVALRQGNYEEARSLLTRGLESERKNENLKGVAMMLRLMGDVEESSGNLSGAEQNYNESLQLSERLGDQRGVAYNLRNLGELAADRKDHAGAWQYYSESLEILRALNELGDVGETLQSLAKISAADGRLPEAHKLLGEALQIFQKVASPRAQEVLKTLESLTIDEDPPEAIAEQ; this is encoded by the coding sequence ATGGCACTGACTTCTGCCTTAGGCAAGATAATTACGTTCTATTCCTACAAAGGAGGAACGGGCCGGTCGATGTTGCTCGCGAATGTTGCCTGGATTCTCGCGAGTAAGGGGAATCGTGTGCTGGTGTTGGATTGGGATCTGGAAGCTCCCGGCCTGCACCGTTACTTCCTTCCGTTCCTTGTAGATAAGGACTTTACCTCATCGAACGGCGTGATCGATTTTGTGATTGACTACGCGCTCAACGCTGCCGCACGCGCTCACGGGACTGCCTCCGGTGAGGTCGACAAGGAGTGGATGAAACCCCACGCTAACATTCTGCCTTACGCAACGTCGTTGCGCTGGGACTTCGAGTGGAAGTCAAAGAAAGGAACACTAGATTTTGTGCCCGCCGGCCGCCAGGGTGCTTCTTATTCAGAGCGCGTGAATTCCTTCAACTGGCAGAGTTTTTACGACTTATTGGGGGGCGCTCAGTTCCTGGAGGCGATGAAACAGAAGATGCGCTCCGAATACGACTATATCCTGATTGACAGTCGTACGGGCGTCAGTGATACCGCGGGTATTTGCACCGTGCAGATGCCTGACATACTCGTCGTGTGCTTTACGCTCAACAGCCAAAGCATCGAAGGTGCTTCGACCGTAGCACGCGCGATTGGTGCAACCCGCCGCCAGCCCGAGTTGCGAATTTTTCCTGTGCCCACGCGCACAGATAACGCGGAACTTGAAAAGCGATCGCTGAGACTGCAGTACGCTCGCGACATGTTTGATCCGATCTTAACGCATATTCCCGAAGAGAAACGCGAGCAGTATTGGGGATTGGTAGAGGTGCCCTACGTCCCGTTTTATGCTTATGAGGAGGTGCTGGCAACTTTCCGCGATCGACCAGGTCAACAAGTCAGCCTGCTGGCGGCGTTCGAGCGTCTCACGGGCTATTTAACCGAGCACGCCGTTACCGGTTTAGCGCCGCCTAAAGAGGTTCAGAGCGACGCGATCGTTGCTGAATTTAGTAACGAGACTTTGTTTAACTACGATGTCTTTATCGCCGCGAGTCCCGAAGATAGCGATTTCGCGGAGATGCTCGAGCGTCGGCTCGCAAAGGAACGAGTTGGGGGTCGTAAGATGCGACTGTTTCGCACTGCGCCGCCGGCTAAAAAAGGCGAAGTCTTACCTCCGAAGAACCAGAGTGCCCTGGGCCGCAGTCGCCGAGTAGTTCTGATAGTTTCGCCGGCCCTCGTCGAAAGCGACGACGCTTTGATTCTCAAGTCCTGGCTGGCGGTTGGAGAGACGCAAAAACTTATACCGGTTTATTTGCAGGACGCAGAGATTCCCACAATGCTTAAGCCGCTCCGCTTCGTCGACTTTCGCAATCGCTCGGAGTTCTCTGCAAGTGCTGAGAAACTGCTCGATGTGATCAGAGAGACGCCATCCGCGTCCGAGTCGCTTCCAGTTTTCGAAAATGCCATCTCGACCCAATCATTCACCGTTCCGGATATTGGGTTTGTTCCGCGAAGTGATCGTGAAGGGCATAACCTCGCCGATTGGCTCCGACAAGAACTAGTCGGAAGAGACCTGCGTGCGATCGCCCTGTGGGGGCCCGGGGGGGCCGGCAAGACGACTTTAGCAGCGGAAGTCGCCCGCACTTTCGAAAGCGGTTCCTCGCGCAAGGTGATCCTGGTGGGCACGTACGAAAGCGCGTTGCCGACGGCGTCAACTCTAGTCAGCGATATTTTGAGAAGGCTGAATCAGGAGAATACAACGCCGGTATCGTTCGGCGACAAGGTTAGTCAATTGCGTTCACTGGTTAGCGCGTCCACTGCGCTGATTGTGTTGGATGGGCTCGAACGGCTTCCCGATCGCGAATTCACTGAAATCGAAAATGCCTTGATATCGTCGCCGCCCTGCCCGTTGCTCGTCACCAGCCGGCAACGTATAAGCTCGGCGCGCAACGTTTTGCTAACGGGGCTCTCGCCCGTTGAGACCCAGGAGTTTCTCGACCGTTGGACGCGGGTGAGAACAGAGAATACGGAGTTTCTTTCAAGTGAACGCGATCGCATCTACAGCCTTACGGACGGATTTCCGCTGACGCTGCAACTCTTGCTGGGATATCTGAATTCCCAAACCGATCCGATTCGCGCGCTCAACGATTTCGCGGGTGGTCCCGAGCAGGTAAGAGAAAGTGCGTTCAAACTCTCCATCGGTTCGCGCGCGATGAATAAAGACGCTCGCATCACCCTGCTGGCGCTGTCGCTCTTTGTGCCGAGCGCGTCTCTGGATGCGCTTAAGCACGTTGCTGGTATTGGCAGATCTACCGGTAGATATAGCCGCGCGGTCACCAGACTTAAGTCTCTTCGGCTCGTCGAAGAGTCTGGTGACATGAAGCGGCTCAGCCTACACGAGATAATTCGCGTGATGACGCGCACTCTGCTGGACGATTCGTCGGAAGCCGATCAAATAAGACGACGATTCATCGAATACTTTGAGAACTATGTCCAGAGCCATTCTGCATCCACAAATGAAGGCACTGCGGCTTTGGAGTCTGAGCGCACTAATGTCCTGAAGTCGCTGACCCTCGCTTTTGAAATGAAAGATTGGGGCCACGTCATCAGGATCGGGGAAAGCATCGCACTTGCCGGTGGCTGGTTGGCTTCGGCGGGCCATGTGGATGACGCGATCTTTTGCAGCGACCAGAGTATGCGCGCCGCCGGCTTCGCCGCAGCGGGAGAAGAGGTGGTGAAGTTTGCCGCCCGCAGCATCGAGCTTCGCGCGCGCCGCGGAGAGTACTCTGAGGCCGCTCAGATCGGGAATGAAGCTCTCGAGATTACCAGAAAGCTTAACAACGATGAGGGAACCGGCTACCTGCTGCATATTCTGGGGACGGTCGCCTTGCGAGAAGGCAATCTGGAGTCTGCGCAAACGCATTACCTGAAGAGTTTGGCCGCTACCCAGACCCCCACCAGTTGGTCGGCGCGCAACTTCGGCGAACTCGCAGATTTGGCGCGGCTTCAGGGTAATGCCGAGTCCGAAAAGCAATATCTTAATGAAGCACTGAAGCACTCGAAAAACCAGTCCCAAATTGCCTATTACCAAACCAGGCTCGGTTACGTCGCTTTTAGGGCGGGAAAGTTGGACGAGGCGCGCAAGGAATACGAACAGGCCCTCGCTTTGTTTGAAAAACTCAACGACAAGGGCATTGGCAGCACCCTGGGACTTTTGGGCTCTGTCGCGCTTCGCCAGGGCAACTACGAAGAGGCCCGATCACTATTGACCCGCGGATTGGAGAGTGAAAGAAAGAACGAGAACCTCAAGGGAGTTGCCATGATGCTGCGTTTGATGGGCGACGTCGAGGAATCGTCGGGCAATCTGTCAGGCGCCGAGCAGAACTATAACGAGAGCTTGCAGCTCAGCGAAAGGCTGGGAGATCAGAGAGGCGTCGCCTATAACTTGCGCAATTTGGGAGAGCTGGCGGCCGATCGGAAAGATCACGCGGGGGCATGGCAGTATTATTCTGAGAGTCTCGAAATTCTACGTGCGCTGAACGAGTTAGGTGACGTGGGCGAGACGCTGCAGAGTCTCGCCAAGATCAGCGCTGCTGATGGGAGACTGCCTGAGGCACATAAACTCTTAGGTGAAGCGCTTCAAATATTTCAGAAAGTAGCTTCGCCGCGTGCGCAGGAGGTCTTAAAGACTCTCGAATCGCTTACCATTGACGAAGACCCGCCAGAGGCAATCGCCGAACAGTAG
- the fsxC gene encoding FxsC protein: MKEYLFFLSYAREDRENDQENLILKFHENLEAALHHRGATQGGFLDTWSTNTADLWTAEADAALRTCKILVPIYSPNFFTREYCGQEWEVFRRRVKSYRDTKAGKNAPSLVMPVMFVRKTYLEDSFDRLGPDVSDIVFHYKHDPIEYIDAGLEVFKLNKFQDAYKEFVMGFADRMLELTRKHPLPQVPDLVSVSAVQSAFHNKKQTRAAAVGADQSKKVPDYVEFLFVVGTREEMLKVRRHVQGYGEGWLDWAPYEPDERISLRAQTIASREGFVSSIVGLEQDLTKWLSDTKKKNRIAAIIVDSWALSADTYAALVSDYDSYDSLHSVMLVCLNSCDKETQRKFQEISEVVGTVFETKSLRGAHSNFLFPVNSSAEFEGKLVTSLGKIQMELLNRGLDQLKHMQAKRPVAVTSSPSMPSLPVPGS; this comes from the coding sequence ATGAAAGAATACCTGTTCTTCCTCAGCTACGCGCGTGAAGATCGTGAGAACGATCAGGAGAATCTCATCCTGAAGTTTCACGAAAATCTTGAGGCAGCATTGCACCACCGCGGCGCCACTCAAGGTGGTTTTCTCGATACGTGGAGTACCAACACAGCCGACCTTTGGACGGCAGAGGCCGACGCGGCCCTGCGCACCTGCAAGATCCTCGTGCCGATCTATTCCCCAAACTTTTTCACCCGAGAGTACTGTGGCCAGGAATGGGAAGTCTTCCGGCGCCGGGTAAAGTCATACCGCGACACTAAAGCCGGAAAGAATGCGCCGTCGCTGGTAATGCCGGTCATGTTCGTACGAAAGACATACCTCGAAGACAGTTTCGATAGGCTCGGCCCTGACGTAAGCGACATAGTCTTTCACTATAAGCATGACCCGATCGAGTACATCGACGCTGGGCTCGAGGTCTTCAAGCTGAACAAATTTCAGGATGCATACAAAGAGTTCGTTATGGGCTTTGCGGACAGGATGCTCGAACTTACGAGGAAGCACCCGCTCCCGCAGGTCCCGGATCTCGTTTCGGTCTCCGCGGTGCAGAGTGCATTTCACAACAAGAAGCAAACCAGGGCGGCTGCAGTGGGGGCTGACCAAAGCAAGAAGGTCCCGGATTACGTTGAATTCCTGTTTGTGGTGGGGACGCGCGAAGAAATGCTGAAGGTGAGAAGACACGTTCAGGGTTACGGCGAAGGCTGGTTAGACTGGGCTCCTTACGAGCCGGATGAAAGAATCAGCTTGAGGGCGCAAACGATTGCCAGTCGCGAGGGATTTGTCTCGAGCATAGTGGGCTTAGAACAAGACTTGACGAAATGGCTAAGCGACACGAAAAAGAAGAACCGTATCGCCGCCATCATCGTCGATTCTTGGGCCCTGAGCGCCGATACGTATGCGGCACTCGTCAGCGACTACGATTCCTATGACTCGCTCCATTCGGTAATGCTCGTTTGTCTCAATAGCTGCGACAAAGAAACGCAAAGGAAGTTCCAGGAGATAAGTGAGGTCGTCGGGACCGTCTTCGAAACCAAATCACTCCGCGGGGCTCACAGCAACTTTTTGTTTCCGGTTAACAGCTCCGCTGAGTTCGAGGGAAAACTGGTCACGAGTTTAGGCAAGATCCAGATGGAACTGCTGAACCGCGGATTGGATCAACTGAAACACATGCAGGCCAAGAGACCGGTCGCAGTGACGTCAAGCCCCTCCATGCCATCACTGCCTGTTCCCGGATCATAA
- a CDS encoding SPFH domain-containing protein, protein MGILDRLSPSAQFIEVIEWLDDSGNTMLYRFPVRDQEIKNGAQLIVRESQTAVFVHEGQVADVFGPGRYTVDGGNTPILSKLGAWKYGFNSPMKSEVYFVSTKQFTDMKWGTSNPVMMRDSDFGMVRLRAFGIYSIRVGDPRELIKQVAGTNARFVTEDIEGQLRRTLVSGFSDALGESKIAALDLASNYDELSRFSKQKLQDEFKSLGFELTKFVVENISLPQEVEAAMDKRTSMGVLGDMGKYTQFEAAQAMRDAAQNPGGGAGLGAGLGAGFAVGNVMAGAMTDAMKQRGATVSEGAGATSAATQKCIKCGAAIAAGAKFCNECGASQSPAKCAKCQNDLKPDAKFCDECGTKVE, encoded by the coding sequence ATGGGAATTCTTGACCGACTTAGTCCGAGTGCACAGTTCATCGAAGTCATCGAATGGCTTGATGATTCGGGCAACACGATGCTTTACCGGTTTCCGGTGCGCGACCAGGAAATCAAAAACGGCGCGCAGTTAATCGTCCGCGAATCGCAGACGGCAGTCTTTGTCCACGAAGGACAGGTCGCGGATGTGTTCGGGCCGGGCCGCTACACGGTCGACGGCGGCAACACTCCGATCCTTTCGAAACTCGGCGCCTGGAAGTATGGCTTCAACTCGCCGATGAAATCGGAAGTTTATTTCGTCAGCACCAAGCAGTTCACCGACATGAAGTGGGGCACGTCGAATCCGGTGATGATGCGTGACTCGGATTTCGGGATGGTGCGCCTGCGCGCGTTCGGCATCTATTCGATTCGCGTCGGCGATCCGCGCGAGCTCATCAAACAGGTTGCCGGCACCAACGCTCGCTTCGTCACGGAAGACATCGAAGGCCAGTTGCGGCGTACTCTGGTGAGCGGTTTTTCCGACGCGCTCGGCGAATCCAAAATCGCAGCGCTCGATCTCGCTTCAAACTATGACGAGTTGAGCCGCTTCTCGAAACAGAAACTCCAGGACGAATTTAAATCGCTCGGCTTTGAGCTGACGAAGTTCGTCGTCGAAAATATTTCGCTGCCGCAGGAAGTCGAAGCGGCAATGGACAAGCGCACCTCGATGGGTGTCCTCGGGGACATGGGCAAGTACACGCAATTCGAAGCGGCGCAGGCCATGCGCGACGCGGCGCAAAACCCGGGTGGTGGCGCGGGCCTGGGCGCAGGCCTCGGCGCGGGATTCGCAGTCGGTAACGTGATGGCCGGTGCGATGACTGACGCAATGAAACAGCGCGGCGCAACCGTTTCGGAAGGCGCCGGCGCGACGTCAGCAGCCACTCAGAAATGCATTAAGTGCGGCGCTGCAATAGCGGCAGGCGCGAAATTCTGTAATGAATGCGGCGCGTCGCAATCGCCGGCAAAGTGCGCCAAATGCCAGAATGATCTAAAGCCCGACGCTAAGTTCTGCGACGAGTGCGGAACCAAGGTCGAGTAA
- a CDS encoding NAD(P)/FAD-dependent oxidoreductase has product MSMNSDYDVIIAGGGPAGSSAAIHLALRGARVLLAEQKKFPRPKLCGEFISPECFTQFERLGVSDQMLASSPSPLTETVFYSQAGARVSVPSTWFSKGGVALGLSRAEMDERLLRRAAEVGVDVREETSVTSLNFESGRVTGVNLKAHNSEELVRAPITIDATGRARVLARMAEKNGSGRSQQRELVAFKAHLQNTGVAPGACEIYFYRGGYGGLSSIENGLSNLCFIVNARDVRRCQSNADRVVRSVVCRNQRASLTLREAVAHSAWLAVSLEGFGRHSPAPVDGLLTIGDAASFIDPFTGSGMLMALESGELVANIIMPRLPQLHELQRRSLSDQYCAAYGRQFNSRLRLCSLIRRAAFAPGVADFAIRLFGASDSLRKRVARATRSQPKRNFSSAREFK; this is encoded by the coding sequence ATGAGCATGAATTCAGATTACGACGTAATCATCGCCGGCGGCGGCCCCGCGGGCTCGAGCGCCGCGATTCATCTCGCGCTGCGAGGCGCGCGCGTGTTGCTCGCCGAACAGAAGAAATTTCCCCGACCGAAATTGTGCGGCGAGTTCATCTCGCCGGAATGCTTTACGCAGTTCGAACGGCTCGGCGTCTCGGATCAGATGCTCGCGAGCAGTCCCTCACCCTTAACCGAAACAGTTTTTTATTCACAGGCCGGCGCCCGCGTTTCAGTTCCCAGCACCTGGTTCAGCAAGGGTGGAGTCGCCCTGGGGCTGAGTCGCGCGGAGATGGACGAGCGGCTGTTGCGACGCGCTGCCGAAGTTGGTGTCGATGTGCGGGAAGAAACTTCCGTTACAAGTTTGAACTTCGAAAGCGGGCGAGTCACGGGCGTAAATCTCAAAGCCCACAATTCTGAAGAGTTAGTGCGTGCCCCCATTACGATTGACGCAACTGGCCGCGCGCGAGTGTTGGCGCGCATGGCGGAAAAGAACGGCTCCGGGCGCTCTCAACAACGCGAGCTGGTTGCTTTCAAAGCGCATCTTCAAAACACGGGCGTCGCGCCCGGCGCATGCGAAATCTACTTTTATCGCGGGGGTTACGGCGGACTCAGCTCCATCGAAAACGGTTTGAGCAATCTGTGTTTTATCGTCAATGCGCGCGACGTCCGCCGGTGCCAATCGAATGCCGATCGCGTCGTGCGTTCCGTCGTCTGTCGCAATCAACGTGCTTCCCTTACCCTGCGCGAAGCCGTGGCCCACTCTGCTTGGCTGGCTGTTTCACTCGAAGGTTTTGGTCGCCATTCGCCGGCGCCGGTCGATGGGCTACTCACCATCGGCGATGCAGCTTCATTCATCGATCCGTTTACCGGCAGCGGGATGTTGATGGCACTCGAAAGTGGCGAACTCGTCGCAAACATCATCATGCCGCGTCTGCCGCAACTCCATGAACTTCAGCGTCGCTCCCTGTCTGACCAGTATTGCGCGGCCTATGGGCGACAGTTCAACTCACGCCTGCGCCTGTGCTCGTTGATTCGCCGGGCGGCCTTTGCGCCGGGGGTCGCCGATTTCGCGATCCGTCTTTTCGGCGCCAGTGACAGCTTGCGAAAGCGAGTCGCCCGCGCCACCCGCTCGCAGCCGAAACGAAACTTCTCGTCGGCCCGGGAGTTTAAATAA
- a CDS encoding beta-ketoacyl-[acyl-carrier-protein] synthase family protein has protein sequence MLNGFKAPRRVVISGMGCVTPIGIGRKAFWNSLQTGVSGVRRIESFDVSDSPVKIAAEVRDFDWQAQLTAKDRKHVPRTVPLGLAAAREAFQDAGFEIENLSVEERQRVGVELGTGGGGLPFVEEHYAIWYNGRSHSKASIYIIPAATHGTLSSELSMAFGLRGLSHVVSTGCTSSTDAIAYAAQHVALGRQDVMLAGGVDAPLAPGILAGFNLLTVLTTDWNDDPEHASRPFTRNRSGMVLGEGAWMYVLETYEAAKERGAKIYAEIIGYGSTCDAYHRVRLQEGGDEPARAMTLAMQDGGVTPGDIDYVNLHGTSTMLNDRIETNALKLALNSNSPRIPMSATKSQIGHPQGASGAAGLGATLSAMETGIIPPTINLDAPDPDCDLDYVPLTAREAKVRTALCNCIGFGSKNSALVIRKV, from the coding sequence ATGCTCAACGGTTTCAAAGCTCCGCGCCGAGTTGTCATTAGCGGCATGGGGTGTGTCACGCCCATCGGCATTGGCCGAAAAGCGTTCTGGAACTCACTACAAACCGGCGTCAGCGGCGTGCGGCGCATCGAGTCGTTCGATGTTTCTGATTCGCCGGTGAAGATTGCGGCCGAAGTCCGCGACTTTGATTGGCAGGCACAGCTCACCGCGAAGGATCGCAAGCACGTACCGCGGACAGTGCCGCTCGGCCTGGCCGCGGCACGCGAAGCTTTTCAGGACGCGGGCTTCGAAATTGAGAACCTCTCGGTTGAAGAACGCCAACGCGTCGGAGTGGAGTTGGGCACGGGCGGGGGCGGCCTGCCGTTCGTCGAAGAGCATTACGCCATTTGGTACAACGGCCGCTCGCATTCAAAGGCCAGCATCTACATCATTCCCGCGGCCACGCACGGCACACTGTCGAGCGAACTTTCAATGGCGTTCGGCTTGCGGGGACTGTCGCATGTCGTCTCGACGGGTTGCACCAGCTCGACCGATGCGATCGCTTATGCCGCGCAACACGTCGCGCTGGGACGACAGGACGTGATGCTGGCAGGTGGCGTTGACGCGCCCCTCGCGCCGGGAATTCTTGCCGGCTTCAATCTGCTGACAGTGCTGACAACCGACTGGAACGATGATCCCGAGCACGCGTCGCGTCCATTCACGCGCAATCGATCAGGAATGGTCTTAGGGGAAGGCGCCTGGATGTACGTGCTGGAAACTTACGAAGCCGCGAAAGAGCGTGGCGCGAAAATTTACGCCGAGATCATCGGTTATGGATCGACCTGCGATGCTTATCATCGTGTGCGTTTGCAGGAAGGCGGCGATGAGCCGGCGCGCGCTATGACGCTGGCGATGCAGGACGGTGGTGTGACGCCCGGGGATATTGACTACGTAAATCTCCACGGCACTTCCACCATGCTGAACGATCGCATCGAAACCAACGCGTTGAAGCTTGCGCTGAACTCCAACTCGCCTCGCATTCCCATGTCCGCGACCAAGTCACAGATCGGGCATCCGCAGGGCGCCAGCGGCGCGGCCGGACTGGGCGCGACCCTGAGTGCAATGGAAACTGGAATCATCCCTCCCACAATTAATCTCGATGCGCCAGATCCGGATTGCGATCTAGACTATGTTCCCCTCACGGCGCGCGAAGCCAAAGTGCGCACCGCGCTTTGCAACTGCATTGGTTTTGGATCGAAGAACAGCGCGTTGGTGATTAGAAAAGTCTAG
- a CDS encoding methyltransferase domain-containing protein: MFEKFRQRSLEPENLDKGTYTPEEYEGCLVELRRVNRWLGDAKTLQDLFLTEIAARNLQSFSVLDVGAGSGELLRVAANWARETNRTAHFVGLELNERSARSILEESQEFPEIHSVRGDGLRLPFADGAFDYTIQSLTLHHFDDESGVKLLREMGRVATRGVFVIDLHRSRMAYFFYTTLGKLFLHNRLIREDGALSILKGWKADELEALGRKAGMQNVKVQEHFPARLVLRGVAQSPSPFGRGPG, from the coding sequence ATGTTCGAAAAGTTTCGTCAGCGCAGTCTCGAACCTGAAAACCTCGACAAGGGCACCTACACGCCTGAAGAGTATGAAGGCTGTCTGGTTGAGCTGCGGCGAGTGAACCGTTGGTTGGGTGATGCGAAGACCCTGCAGGATTTGTTTCTGACGGAGATTGCAGCACGAAACCTGCAATCGTTCTCGGTTTTGGATGTGGGCGCAGGCTCAGGCGAGTTATTGCGCGTGGCAGCAAACTGGGCACGCGAAACGAATCGCACAGCGCATTTCGTCGGACTCGAATTGAACGAGCGTTCCGCGAGATCGATTCTCGAAGAGTCGCAGGAGTTTCCCGAGATTCATTCCGTTCGCGGGGATGGCTTGCGGCTCCCTTTCGCCGACGGCGCTTTTGATTACACGATTCAGTCGCTGACGCTGCACCACTTTGACGATGAGAGCGGCGTCAAACTCTTACGGGAAATGGGACGTGTGGCTACGCGGGGAGTGTTTGTGATCGATCTTCATCGATCTCGGATGGCGTACTTCTTTTACACAACTCTGGGTAAACTGTTTCTGCACAACCGTTTGATACGGGAAGACGGCGCGCTGTCGATTCTGAAAGGTTGGAAGGCTGATGAGTTGGAAGCGCTCGGACGAAAAGCCGGAATGCAGAACGTGAAAGTTCAAGAGCATTTTCCGGCGAGGTTGGTTTTGAGGGGCGTGGCTCAATCTCCCTCTCCCTTTGGGAGAGGACCGGGGTGA
- a CDS encoding VanZ family protein, which yields MVEEETLKSRAESRGLDGHDALRSVKPAHSKNRLSRYGPVLLWAALIFVFSSGLFSGSRTSSVLRPLVLWVYPSATDTALAFVHGLVRKTSHFVEYAILALLLARAFRTSLREFLRNHWFAVTLTCVALYALSDEFHQSFVSTRTPSIYDCLIDTAGGLAALTIVAWRTRRHQYLKGELH from the coding sequence ATGGTCGAGGAAGAAACACTTAAATCTCGCGCAGAGTCCCGAGGCCTCGACGGCCACGATGCTCTGCGAAGCGTGAAGCCGGCGCACTCCAAAAATCGTCTTTCCCGTTACGGCCCAGTCCTGCTGTGGGCCGCCCTCATCTTCGTTTTCTCCTCCGGTCTGTTTTCCGGTTCGCGCACCTCGTCAGTTCTTCGACCACTCGTGCTTTGGGTTTATCCGAGCGCCACTGACACCGCGCTGGCATTTGTCCATGGCTTGGTCCGAAAAACCAGTCACTTCGTGGAGTATGCGATCCTCGCGCTGCTTCTGGCGCGGGCCTTTCGCACGTCACTCCGCGAGTTTTTGCGAAACCACTGGTTCGCGGTAACACTAACTTGTGTCGCCCTCTACGCCCTGAGCGACGAGTTTCACCAGAGTTTCGTCTCGACGCGTACGCCTTCGATTTACGATTGCCTGATTGATACGGCGGGTGGTCTGGCGGCGCTCACGATAGTCGCTTGGCGCACACGAAGGCATCAATATTTAAAGGGGGAGCTTCATTAG